From Bufo gargarizans isolate SCDJY-AF-19 chromosome 10, ASM1485885v1, whole genome shotgun sequence, the proteins below share one genomic window:
- the CSRP3 gene encoding cysteine and glycine-rich protein 3, whose protein sequence is MANLGGGAKCGACEKTVYHAEEIQCNGRSFHKPCFICMVCRKALDSTTVAAHESEIYCKSCYGRKYGPKGYGFGQGAGCLSTDTGERFGIEAAQTHPSRGSPTTTHTSKFSQKFGTTEKCPRCGKSVYAAEKVMGGGLPWHKTCFRCAICGKSLDSTTVTEKDGEIYCKVCYAKNFGPKGIGFGGLTQVEQKEG, encoded by the exons ATGGCAAATCTGGGTGGAGGAGCCAAGTGCGGAGCTTGTGAGAAGACGGTTTACCACGCAGAGGAGATCCAGTGCAATGGACGCAGCTTCCACAAGCCATGTTTTATATGCA TGGTTTGCAGGAAGGCTCTGGACAGCACCACGGTCGCTGCACATGAATCTGAAATCTACTGCAAGTCCTGTTATGGGAGAAAGTACGGACCGAAGGGCTATGGCTTTGGACAAGGTGCCGGCTGCCTGAGCACCGACACAGGAGAGAGATTTGGGATTGAAGCTGCTCA GACACATCCGTCCCGCGGCTCGCCCACCACCACACACACCTCCAAGTTCTCACAGAAGTTCGGCACCACGGAAAAATGTCCTAGATGTGGAAAATCGGTCTACGCTGCTGAGAAAGTGATGGGAGGCGGATTG CCCTGGCATAAAACCTGTTTCCGGTGTGCAATCTGTGGGAAAAGCCTGGACTCCACCACCGTCACAGAGAAGGACGGAGAAATCTACTGTAAAG TTTGTTACGCAAAAAACTTTGGTCCAAAAGGAATTGGATTTGGGGGCCTGACGCAGGTGGAGCAGAAAGAAGGGTGA